The following nucleotide sequence is from Scheffersomyces stipitis CBS 6054 chromosome 4, complete sequence.
CGTGCCTGTGATTGGCTTCTTCGTTCTCCCTCTAATACACTAGTCATCACGCTCGTGCCGCAGATCCAGGCTCATTTCTTCGTTTGAGTCTATGCTTGGTTGCAGTTGAATCAGCACTACAGAACCAGATTCTCTGAGACGTCCAGCTCCTGCCGCAAACTACTCCGCATTGTTCTACATCCATCAATTCgttcttttcctttctaATAGTGAAGATTTTGTGGTGACAATTCTTAAAGCGGAATTCAACCGGAATTGACGTAGTGATTGGTGAGAATTTTAACATTAATCAAAACTAATCAATATTAGAACATTAATTCTACAATACCAATTCAACATTTAATCCACAATAGTCCTTATTCGCCTTCCTTGTTCCTATATATATTAGCATATCTAAACTATCACCGCTGGTCTCTGATAGTGTCATCATGTCTAACCCCGGCCCACCACTCTTCAATGTGCCCAACACCAAACGCACAGGCACCAAGTTGCCGACACTTCTCATCCCGTCTTCAGTGTCTTTGAATAAAATCAACGACAACCAGCATCACAACCTGCAACTCCAACAGATCCAGATGCAAATactgaaccagaaccaataccaaaatcaaaatacCAACCAATATCACAATCAGAACCTAACACATCAGAACCAAAGTCAGATACAACAAAATCAGCCAATTCAAAACCAATCATCCCATAGCCAGAATCATATACCTAATAATAGTACTAATAATCCGCATCTTTCTGTCCATCCGCAGTATCACTACtcacagcaacagcagcaacaacatcaacagcaactgCAGTTCCCATTGAACCAAAGTGTTAATCATCAATCCACATTATCAACGTCTTCTGCATCTAGCTCGTTGTACACACCAAACTCGACTACCTCTTCATCCTATAGTAACTATACCAGTAGCAGTAAACCTCTTAAGAGGAAGCCTCCACCAATTGACTTTCTGAAAGTCAGTGGCTCTTACTCGTACACACCCGAAACGGTATCTCCGCTTCCCAACGTGAGCCCTAACAGCGAAGCACTCTCGGAAGACGTAGGTCAAGAACCCGTGTTTTCTAATGATAATCTCAGTTACGGCAATAACGACTATCATGCGTCTCTTAACGAGAGCAACAGCAGTAACATCAGTGGTTACAGCAACATCAGTAATACCAGTAAAAATAGGAATCTGAACGATTCCAGCAATTCCACAAGCTCTAACAATCCTCGCATCAACAATACTTCTTCGAATTCTAATACTATTAATGATGAATCTATGGACATAGATAGTTCCGTAGATCCGGCTACTAAGAAGATCGAGGAGTTGACTCCAGACGACTGGAGATACTTGGCtaacaacaagaagatagTAGAAATCAGCAAGCTAGGAGAAGGTAATGGAGGCAGCGTCTCCAAATGTAGATTGAAGGGAAATTCTAAGGTGTTTGCCTTGAAGCTCATCAATGCTGACCCCAACCCAGATGtccagaaacagatcaTCCGTGAATTGCAATACAATCGGCTCTGTAATTGTCCATACATTGTACAGTACTATGGCACGTTCATGGTGGAAGCCCAGTCTATGATTGGTATCGCTATGGAGTACATGGGAGGTAAGTCGCTTGACTCGATCTACAAGCGGGTGATCGAATTGGATCCCACCAATCGCATCAACGAGAAGGTCATGGGCAAGATTTCTGAATCGATTCTACGTGGTTTAAATTATTTACACCAAAACAGAATCATCCATCGTGACATTAAACCTTCCAACATCTTGTTAGATTCCCAGGGAAACATCAAACTCTGTGACTTTGGTGTATCTGGTGAAGTCGTCAACTCATTGGCTACAACATTTGTGGGAACTCAGTACTACATGGCACCTGAAAGAATCAGAGGCCAGCCCTACTCTGTGACTTCAGATGTGTGGTCATTAGGACTCACGTTGTTGGAGGTTGCTACTGGTAAGATTCCGTTCGACAATGGGTCAGATTTGGCTACGTTGGGCCCGATAGAGCTCTTGAcattgatcttggaatACGAGCCTAAACTCCAAGACTTGCCGGAAGATGACATATACTGGAGCGAGTCGTTTAAGAACTTTATCTCATACTGTCTCAAAAAGAATAGCAATGAAAGACCCAGTCCTCGACAATTGTTAAACCATCCATGGAGTGTGGGTCAGCTGACAATCAAAGTGAGAATGGACAAGTTTGTACGAAAGTTGTGGGGAGATCCTGAGGAAGAgtaatgaagaagtagaagaagtgaGTAATAAGAgagaaaaatagaatagCTGCAATATCAATAGCAATTTATTCTACATTATTATTTATCAATTTCACTGTAGCCTTAAATTGTGTAAAAGAAATGagatttcgcagccatttcagGTCGTGGTTTGTTTCCGCTACTATTTCCGAAATGCTTATGAATTAGATAAATCGAGAACCTTCCTGAAGAAATCAGGTATGTATCTAATATCAgtctcttcaatttttgtTCAAAATGTCTCTTAAATATTCTATTTGGTAAGACTTTAAATTTATGCTGATTCTGAAGCTGCGAAAAACGAGGCTCACTGAATAAATCTGGACTTTTTCTTGCGAGTTTGAAAATCACCTGCTATAGATCACCTGCCTCGACCGCACTCATCCAATCACAGAAAAACAAAATTTCAGCAATATTGAAAGATACTGAAAAGTCTCTAACAGTAAATAAATCCAGGTTAAGCATCCCAAACTCAAATACACTATGCCTGTGCCATTCGAAGGGTTGTTGCCCTATGCTATTATGACCGCTTTCTTTGGAGTAGCTGGTCACGGTGTCGGTTTCATCAGATACTGGGACAACGGCTGGAAGAAGGACAGATTCGATTTGGATTCCTGGGACGAAAGAATGATGAATAGAGACTTCTTGCTAACAGGAGTCAAAAGGGGCCAGAGCCATGAGCCGGTGGCTCCAGAATCATTCAAGACGGCCGATGTGAAGTTGCAGAAGTACTACTCTGCCTACAACGACCAATACTTCTCGTTCAGAGAGAGATTGTACAGAGGTTATGTCACCGGAAACTGGGACTTTTCCTAGACCAGTCTGTCTTACAGACACTCGGGAGTTTGCTAGACTATAGATATGGATATCAATCTTCAAATGGATATCTATGGAATTCTATAGATATCTGAAA
It contains:
- a CDS encoding predicted protein (go_function protein kinase activity; ATP binding~go_process protein amino acid phosphorylation) → MSNPGPPLFNVPNTKRTGTKLPTLLIPSSRKPPPIDFSKVSGSYSYTPETVSPLPNTSVDPATKKIEELTPDDWRYLANNKKIVEISKLGEGNGGSVSKCRLKGNSKVFALKLINADPNPDVQKQIIRELQYNRLCNCPYIVQYYGTFMVEAQSMIGIAMEYMGGKSLDSIYKRVIELDPTNRINEKVMGKISESILRGLNYLHQNRIIHRDIKPSNILLDSQGNIKLCDFGVSGEVVNSLATTFVGTQYYMAPERIRGQPYSVTSDVWSLGLTLLEVATGKIPFDNGSDLATLGPIELLTLILEYEPKLQDLPEDDIYWSESFKNFISYCLKKNSNERPSPRQLLNHPWSVGQSTIKVRMDKFVRKLWGDPEEE
- a CDS encoding predicted protein, with the protein product MPVPFEGLLPYAIMTAFFGVAGHGVGFIRYWDNGWKKDRFDLDSWDERMMNRDFLLTGVKRGQSHEPVAPESFKTADVKLQKYYSAYNDQYFSFRERLYRGYVTGNWDFS